Proteins from a genomic interval of Methanoplanus endosymbiosus:
- a CDS encoding DegT/DnrJ/EryC1/StrS aminotransferase family protein, translating into MNSENWSATTGNWNQALEDAFAKKIGRKYAISMNSGTSTLHAALEAAGVGPGDEVISPGLTVIMDSTATIHANAVPVYADINPETYNIDPKDIERKITDKTRAIIPVSLYGLPPDYDPILKIAKKHDLVVIEDNAQCVLSTYKGQMAGTFGQMASYSFENTKHLSCGEGGMLITNDEQYAEAARKIGGHGFKNLKASEGRVRLNQDTFQSPNYKRHDTLGWNYRLSEFNAAIAMAQLERIEDLVQLRIDSAHIFIETMKHCDYLIPQKTPEGYTNSYYTLGVVYNGFESIGVTWEEFRKAYVNAGGDGIYGAWAVPYFEPVIAERKFVARCPWIYKDVHYHSGLCPVAEQVQPHLMQFKTNYRDLNLARKKAEILSQVIEKFSSR; encoded by the coding sequence TTGAATTCAGAAAATTGGTCTGCTACTACCGGAAATTGGAATCAGGCACTGGAAGATGCATTTGCAAAAAAAATTGGAAGAAAATATGCCATCTCCATGAATTCTGGAACATCCACCCTGCATGCAGCACTTGAAGCGGCAGGTGTTGGTCCCGGAGATGAAGTAATTTCACCAGGCCTTACGGTTATAATGGATAGTACTGCAACAATTCATGCAAATGCAGTTCCTGTATATGCTGATATAAATCCGGAAACCTATAATATTGATCCAAAAGACATTGAGAGAAAAATAACGGATAAGACAAGGGCAATTATTCCTGTCTCCTTGTACGGCCTCCCCCCAGATTATGATCCAATTCTTAAAATCGCAAAAAAGCATGATTTGGTAGTAATTGAAGATAATGCTCAATGTGTATTAAGTACATATAAAGGACAGATGGCCGGAACTTTTGGACAGATGGCCAGTTATAGTTTCGAAAACACCAAACACCTTTCATGTGGTGAAGGTGGCATGCTGATTACAAATGATGAACAGTATGCAGAAGCTGCAAGGAAAATTGGAGGTCACGGATTTAAAAATCTTAAAGCCAGCGAAGGCAGGGTGCGACTAAATCAGGATACGTTCCAGAGTCCTAATTATAAACGACATGACACTTTGGGATGGAATTACCGCCTGTCTGAATTTAATGCAGCAATTGCAATGGCCCAACTGGAAAGAATTGAGGATCTTGTGCAGTTAAGGATAGATTCGGCACATATTTTCATTGAGACTATGAAACATTGTGATTATTTAATTCCACAAAAAACACCTGAAGGATATACAAATTCGTATTACACGTTAGGAGTAGTCTATAATGGATTTGAGAGTATTGGGGTTACGTGGGAAGAATTCAGAAAGGCATATGTTAACGCCGGTGGAGATGGAATCTATGGTGCATGGGCAGTACCATACTTTGAACCTGTAATCGCAGAAAGAAAATTTGTGGCCCGATGCCCGTGGATCTATAAGGATGTTCATTATCATTCAGGATTGTGTCCTGTAGCCGAACAGGTTCAGCCACATTTGATGCAATTTAAAACTAATTACAGAGATTTAAATCTGGCAAGGAAAAAGGCGGAGATCTTATCTCAAGTCATTGAAAAATTCTCATCGAGGTAA
- a CDS encoding NAD-dependent epimerase/dehydratase family protein has translation MNSLDSLYLNKKVLVTGASGFIGRHLLARLYNSGANVNTISRKRCDFQLEIGQFILDICDEKAVRDCVLECQPDYIFHLAAYKERSTTVESLYTSIETNLIGSLNLFSAAKDMGLVKSIITLGTAEEYGINSLPFCENMRESPATSYSFSKLCVSNLSELFWRLYDFPVTIIRPTLAYGPGQGIDMFLPALIISLRDNKKFNMTFGNQTRDFVYVEDLVEALLVSSQTSFSKGQIINIGSGKTVKLSEIAYMVEKIMGKIGLVCLGGHPYRNNEVMDYYVDINKAKDLLNWNVKTPLDVGLQKTIAYYCGEKED, from the coding sequence ATGAACAGTTTAGATTCTCTTTATTTGAATAAAAAAGTTCTTGTAACAGGTGCAAGTGGATTTATTGGTCGGCATTTACTAGCTCGACTATATAATTCCGGCGCAAATGTTAATACAATCAGCAGGAAAAGGTGTGATTTCCAATTAGAGATCGGGCAATTCATTCTTGACATATGTGACGAAAAAGCCGTACGTGATTGTGTTCTGGAATGCCAGCCGGATTATATCTTTCATCTTGCTGCATACAAGGAGCGAAGTACTACAGTTGAATCACTTTATACTTCAATTGAAACTAATTTAATAGGTTCTCTAAACCTTTTCTCTGCTGCAAAAGATATGGGGTTGGTAAAATCAATTATAACTCTCGGTACTGCAGAAGAGTATGGGATCAATTCACTGCCTTTTTGTGAAAATATGAGGGAATCTCCTGCAACATCATATTCTTTCTCCAAATTGTGCGTTTCTAATTTGAGTGAACTCTTTTGGCGCCTCTATGATTTTCCTGTCACAATCATCCGTCCTACTCTTGCATATGGTCCGGGACAGGGAATAGATATGTTTTTACCTGCATTGATCATATCACTTCGGGATAACAAGAAATTTAATATGACATTTGGAAATCAGACTCGTGATTTTGTTTATGTTGAGGATCTTGTAGAAGCACTATTAGTATCTTCACAGACTTCTTTTTCCAAAGGCCAGATTATTAACATAGGGAGTGGTAAGACTGTTAAACTTTCAGAAATTGCATATATGGTCGAAAAAATAATGGGGAAGATAGGACTTGTTTGCCTTGGAGGGCACCCCTATAGAAATAATGAAGTCATGGATTATTATGTTGATATTAATAAGGCAAAAGATCTCTTGAATTGGAATGTCAAAACCCCCCTTGATGTAGGATTGCAGAAAACCATTGCTTACTATTGTGGAGAGAAAGAAGATTGA
- a CDS encoding glycosyltransferase family 4 protein, protein MKKNILFYSDCGFFAGCENMLANFFNDNCFTETYNVLFIYRWTQEYQEGFHKRVFNSINQIPLKLYDHYDLYDSVDKIHYKYINKILKIAINILLLKYIFLFFNMIILYKTIRKLDVEILHINNGGYPGAYSTISMVLAAKLYGLKHIVYVVNNIAEDYRSPERWLDYIFDRMVICIVSVFVTGSNFAGSALKDNLHIPSKKILSIPNGISPRVITETPKQVIKRLNLPLDRMIISVIAVLDERKGHIFLLKALSEIKKSHPQNMPYCIFEGTGSEEDFLRKYALEQNLNEDIMFIRNEPQIFNLINASDCIILPSIRNEDFPNIILESMLLGKAIIASNISGIPEQLDQMKSGIIVEPRDIQGLANAIRLFIEEPEFRASLGENAKIKYGTFFTHKRSICKYCDVYDSFN, encoded by the coding sequence TTGAAGAAAAATATTCTCTTTTATTCGGATTGTGGATTCTTTGCAGGTTGTGAAAATATGCTTGCTAATTTTTTTAATGATAACTGTTTCACAGAAACTTACAATGTTTTGTTTATTTATCGGTGGACTCAAGAGTATCAAGAGGGATTTCATAAAAGAGTTTTCAATAGTATAAATCAAATTCCCCTTAAGCTCTATGATCATTATGATTTATATGATTCTGTGGATAAAATTCATTATAAATATATTAATAAAATACTTAAAATTGCTATAAATATTCTATTGCTTAAATATATTTTTCTTTTTTTTAACATGATCATCTTATACAAAACAATACGAAAACTGGATGTGGAAATATTACATATTAATAATGGGGGTTATCCCGGAGCATATAGCACCATTTCTATGGTTTTGGCAGCGAAATTGTATGGCTTAAAGCATATTGTGTACGTTGTTAACAATATTGCAGAAGATTATCGTTCGCCAGAACGATGGTTGGATTACATTTTTGACCGTATGGTGATTTGCATAGTGTCGGTTTTTGTAACAGGTTCTAATTTTGCAGGAAGTGCATTGAAAGATAATCTTCATATCCCTTCAAAAAAAATATTATCAATACCTAATGGTATTTCTCCTAGGGTTATAACTGAAACTCCAAAACAGGTTATTAAGAGACTAAACCTTCCCTTAGACAGGATGATCATTTCAGTTATTGCTGTCCTTGATGAACGTAAAGGTCATATATTTTTGTTAAAAGCATTATCTGAGATTAAGAAAAGTCATCCTCAAAATATGCCATATTGTATTTTCGAAGGAACTGGATCAGAAGAAGATTTTTTAAGGAAATATGCTCTGGAACAAAATTTAAATGAGGATATAATGTTTATTAGAAATGAACCACAGATCTTTAATCTCATAAATGCATCTGATTGTATTATTTTACCATCAATACGAAATGAGGATTTCCCAAACATTATCCTTGAATCTATGTTGTTAGGGAAAGCAATAATTGCAAGCAATATCTCAGGAATCCCTGAGCAATTGGATCAAATGAAATCAGGAATAATTGTAGAACCACGAGATATTCAGGGTCTTGCTAATGCAATACGATTATTTATTGAAGAACCTGAATTCCGAGCATCTCTTGGAGAAAATGCAAAAATAAAATATGGCACATTTTTTACGCATAAAAGGTCAATATGCAAATATTGTGATGTATATGATAGTTTCAATTAA